Proteins encoded together in one Bacteroidota bacterium window:
- a CDS encoding ABC transporter permease, producing the protein MFKNYLKTAFRSLWKQKGYSLINLLGLAIGMAACLIILIYIVNELSYDKFHHEHENVYRTAFDGEFSGDFFNVAVSSGGITGVIMEDFPEVIAVTRIVSGGEKTLLSYEDKNIYENNIYFVDSMFLGIFDFPLLEGDPKTALREPNSVVLSESIARKFFEKGSAVGKTIRLNNEREVKITGILEDPPANTHLDFNILASFHTLGESAVNNYEDWGSLNLYTYIRTLPGTDPEELTSRFPDFLLRHIPFLSKTDKIKFRMYLQPVASIHLHSNLMAEMSPNSDINYIYVFGAIAVIILIIACINFMNLTTARSVNRAREVGIRKVAGAYRSSLIGQFIGESVILSFLAMIIALLLVEITLPLFNQLTSLELGLGVLTSWQIPLALLVLVVFVGIVAGSYPAFYLSSFQPVKVVKGDLYRGKKRSILRNTLVVIQFTISVILLISTVFVFYQMDYFKSKRLGYDEENVLVLPLRGENTMNRFNTMKQELEQIPGIRMVGSSTSVPTKGLNGIGYQPEGIPEDAPWIIYTIYGDFDLIDALGMNIIEGRGYEGSSPADSNSILINETLKKKLGWEDPVGRTIYGFGGDTNEVLKVIGILEDYHFKSLHEPVEPAMIRISNEEPEFIVIRTLPGNLESSLGSVEEVWESHEQTFPFDYFFLDQELDNQYQSEQKMSRLFIYFTILAVFIACLGLLGLASFSAEQRTKEIGIRKVLGASPGLLSIIMVRDFIRWVLIANIIAWPLAWWFIRDWLDNFSYRISIMQFSWVFIVASLVSIVIAILTVLVQAIRISMANPVEALKYE; encoded by the coding sequence ATGTTTAAGAATTACTTAAAGACCGCTTTCAGAAGCCTCTGGAAACAAAAGGGGTATTCTCTGATCAATTTGCTGGGACTGGCGATCGGCATGGCCGCCTGCCTGATAATCCTGATATACATCGTAAATGAGCTGAGTTACGATAAATTCCATCATGAACATGAAAATGTTTACCGCACAGCTTTCGATGGGGAGTTTTCGGGTGATTTTTTTAATGTGGCGGTCTCATCGGGTGGCATTACCGGGGTCATCATGGAAGATTTTCCTGAAGTAATTGCTGTAACAAGGATTGTATCGGGTGGAGAAAAGACGCTGCTGAGTTATGAAGACAAAAACATTTACGAGAATAATATATACTTTGTTGATTCCATGTTTTTGGGAATTTTCGATTTCCCACTGCTGGAGGGAGATCCAAAGACAGCGTTGCGGGAGCCCAATTCAGTAGTGTTATCAGAATCAATAGCCCGAAAATTCTTTGAGAAAGGCAGTGCGGTAGGCAAAACGATACGACTGAACAACGAGAGGGAAGTGAAAATCACCGGCATCCTGGAAGACCCGCCGGCAAATACACATCTGGATTTCAATATACTGGCCTCATTTCATACGCTTGGCGAATCTGCCGTCAACAATTATGAAGACTGGGGATCATTGAATCTTTACACATACATCAGGACACTTCCAGGAACTGATCCTGAAGAGCTTACAAGCCGTTTCCCGGATTTTTTACTGCGTCATATTCCATTTTTATCGAAGACAGACAAAATAAAATTCAGGATGTACCTGCAGCCGGTGGCCAGTATACATCTTCACTCGAACCTGATGGCTGAAATGAGTCCGAACAGCGACATCAACTACATATATGTCTTTGGTGCTATTGCTGTGATCATTCTGATCATCGCCTGCATCAATTTCATGAACCTGACCACTGCCAGGTCGGTAAACAGGGCGCGGGAAGTAGGGATCAGGAAGGTTGCCGGGGCATACAGAAGTTCCCTCATTGGGCAGTTCATCGGTGAATCCGTTATCCTGAGTTTCCTTGCCATGATCATAGCCTTGTTGCTGGTGGAAATAACCTTACCGCTTTTCAACCAGCTTACCTCGCTGGAGCTTGGCCTGGGGGTGCTTACAAGCTGGCAGATACCCCTGGCATTATTAGTTCTGGTGGTTTTTGTCGGGATTGTTGCAGGCAGTTATCCTGCCTTTTACCTTTCGTCGTTTCAGCCGGTTAAAGTCGTAAAAGGAGATCTTTACAGAGGAAAGAAAAGGAGTATTCTGCGGAATACCTTAGTGGTGATTCAATTTACCATTTCCGTGATCCTGCTGATCAGCACCGTGTTTGTTTTTTACCAGATGGATTACTTTAAAAGCAAGAGATTAGGTTACGATGAGGAGAATGTCCTGGTATTGCCACTCAGAGGGGAGAATACCATGAACCGGTTCAATACCATGAAGCAAGAACTGGAGCAGATCCCGGGAATCAGAATGGTAGGGAGTTCAACTTCCGTCCCGACCAAAGGATTAAACGGGATAGGATACCAGCCGGAAGGGATACCGGAAGATGCCCCATGGATCATATATACCATTTACGGAGATTTTGATCTCATTGATGCTTTGGGGATGAACATCATTGAAGGAAGGGGATATGAGGGGAGTTCACCGGCCGACAGCAACAGCATCCTGATCAACGAAACGCTGAAGAAGAAGCTCGGCTGGGAAGATCCTGTGGGCCGTACCATTTATGGTTTTGGAGGAGACACAAATGAGGTGCTGAAGGTCATCGGCATCCTGGAAGATTACCATTTCAAGTCGTTGCATGAGCCCGTGGAGCCTGCAATGATAAGAATAAGCAATGAAGAACCTGAGTTTATTGTGATCCGCACCTTGCCCGGGAACCTGGAAAGCTCTCTGGGCAGCGTTGAAGAAGTTTGGGAAAGCCATGAGCAGACTTTTCCTTTCGATTATTTTTTCCTGGATCAGGAATTGGATAATCAGTATCAGTCGGAGCAGAAGATGAGCCGCTTGTTCATCTATTTCACGATACTGGCGGTATTTATTGCCTGCCTGGGTTTGCTCGGACTGGCTTCTTTCTCTGCAGAACAACGGACGAAAGAGATAGGCATCAGGAAAGTCCTGGGAGCCTCCCCCGGCCTGTTATCGATAATTATGGTACGCGATTTCATTCGTTGGGTGCTGATTGCCAACATCATTGCCTGGCCCCTGGCCTGGTGGTTCATCCGCGACTGGCTTGATAACTTTTCGTACCGTATCAGCATCATGCAATTTTCATGGGTTTTTATTGTCGCAAGCCTTGTTTCCATCGTGATCGCCATCCTGACGGTGCTCGTACAAGCCATACGGATATCTATGGCGAATCCGGTGGAGGCGCTGAAATATGAGTGA
- a CDS encoding ABC transporter ATP-binding protein: MIKTEQLVKVFRTDEVETTALNEVNLEIKKGEFVAIMGPSGCGKSTLLNILGLLDNPTGGKYFFVGNEVSRFSERQRARLRKENIGFVFQNFNLIDELTVFENIELPLIYLGLPSSKRKERVEEVMEKMQIAHRRKHFPLQLSGGQQQRVAVARAVVAGPKLILADEPTGNLDSAHGEEVMNLIESLNQAGTTVIIVTHSQRDAEYAGRIVQLFDGQIVTENIKKTLL; encoded by the coding sequence ATGATCAAGACGGAACAACTGGTAAAGGTATTCCGTACGGATGAAGTAGAGACTACTGCCCTGAATGAAGTCAATCTTGAGATTAAAAAAGGAGAATTTGTGGCCATCATGGGTCCTTCAGGATGTGGTAAATCAACCCTGTTGAACATCCTGGGATTGCTTGACAACCCAACGGGAGGCAAATATTTCTTTGTTGGGAATGAAGTATCGCGCTTTTCTGAAAGGCAGCGCGCCAGGCTGAGGAAAGAGAACATTGGATTTGTGTTTCAGAACTTTAATCTGATCGATGAGCTGACCGTATTTGAAAACATCGAATTGCCGTTGATTTACCTGGGGTTACCGTCGTCGAAGCGGAAAGAACGCGTGGAAGAGGTCATGGAGAAGATGCAGATTGCACACCGCAGAAAGCATTTCCCCTTACAGTTATCGGGAGGACAGCAGCAGCGTGTGGCAGTGGCCCGTGCCGTGGTTGCAGGTCCGAAGCTTATCCTGGCCGACGAGCCAACCGGTAACCTCGATTCCGCTCATGGTGAGGAAGTGATGAACCTCATCGAAAGTCTGAACCAGGCCGGTACCACGGTAATCATCGTAACTCACTCACAACGTGATGCCGAATACGCCGGAAGGATAGTTCAGCTTTTCGACGGCCAGATCGTTACGGAAAACATCAAAAAGACCTTACTATAA
- a CDS encoding ABC transporter permease, protein MLTNYLKSAFRNFMRNKFYTILNILGLSVGMATFVFILFYIRDESGYDKYHEKHPRIHRLDSEFNINNKVDRFAIVPVPMGPAFKLEFPEVKEFVRLYGAGNALIKYGTKEYYEENFYFCDSTIFDVFTHEFILGSPEKSLTEPKTIVLTEKIAKKYFGNENPMGEMITTGSGNTYQVTGVIRDLPANSHVRFDALLSGATIAEEQGVDEFNSMEPIRFWNIGVYTYILLHENADIQSIYDKFPAFYEKYMKSIGDQINASFQLLTTPLADTHFRTGLAANQTTGNKGYIYIFSAIAVFVLLLAAINYMNMATARSTNRGREVGIRKVSGAYRGQLIRQFIGESVILSVIAMLIAIFAVYLLIPDFNTLTEKTIHFASDPLIFVIIALVAVFTGFLSGIYPAFYLSSVSPVVALKGSGDTSAKGKGWMRRILVVVQFFIAIVMIIATIAVTNQLNFLKNKDLGFNKENVIVLQLQDSAFRSKGESFKKELMQNPDILGVTRSSQVPGEISWIQVMNVEKDSQMVQSSLILAQVDYDFIGTMQMEVLKGRDFDLNMATDDTGAVVINETGARSLGWYDDPVGKRIDYELELDGRVGRPMKVIGMVKDFNFRSLHNPVEPMIMFIAQFNPYNISIRIREGKLKETLAFIEEKWNDFGAKRPFDYDFLESNMNNMYQNEEKISRIFSIATFLTIFIALLGLLGLSSFIAEQKNKEIGIRKVVGASVTDILFHLYSDFLVLIMVAFILAVPIAWWRIDIWLKDSFVYYQSLQWYTFLLAGALALIIGIVTISFHIIRAANANPVDAIKYE, encoded by the coding sequence ATGTTAACCAATTACTTAAAAAGCGCTTTCCGGAATTTCATGAGAAACAAGTTTTATACTATTCTCAATATTCTGGGACTGTCGGTGGGTATGGCCACCTTTGTTTTCATCCTGTTTTATATACGGGATGAATCGGGGTACGACAAATACCATGAAAAACATCCAAGGATACACCGGCTTGATTCGGAGTTTAACATCAATAACAAGGTAGACAGGTTTGCCATTGTACCGGTGCCCATGGGACCGGCATTCAAACTGGAGTTTCCTGAAGTAAAAGAGTTTGTGAGACTATACGGTGCTGGAAATGCCCTCATAAAATATGGCACCAAGGAGTATTACGAGGAGAATTTTTACTTCTGCGATTCAACCATTTTTGATGTATTCACGCATGAATTCATTCTGGGAAGTCCGGAAAAATCACTGACCGAGCCAAAAACCATAGTGCTCACCGAAAAGATCGCCAAAAAGTATTTTGGTAATGAAAACCCGATGGGTGAAATGATAACCACGGGAAGCGGCAACACATACCAGGTAACCGGTGTGATACGCGACCTGCCGGCCAACAGCCATGTCAGGTTTGATGCCCTTCTTTCGGGAGCCACCATTGCGGAGGAGCAAGGTGTGGATGAGTTCAACAGCATGGAGCCTATAAGATTCTGGAATATAGGAGTTTATACATACATCCTGTTGCATGAAAATGCAGACATTCAGAGCATCTACGATAAATTTCCGGCTTTTTACGAAAAGTATATGAAGTCTATCGGAGATCAGATCAATGCCAGTTTCCAGTTGCTGACTACACCGCTGGCGGATACGCATTTCCGGACCGGGCTGGCAGCTAACCAGACAACCGGCAACAAGGGATATATTTACATTTTTTCCGCGATAGCAGTGTTTGTATTGTTGCTGGCGGCCATCAATTATATGAACATGGCCACTGCAAGGTCGACAAACCGGGGTCGTGAGGTTGGTATACGAAAGGTTTCGGGGGCATACCGGGGACAATTGATACGGCAATTTATCGGGGAATCGGTCATCCTCTCCGTGATTGCTATGCTGATAGCGATCTTCGCAGTATACCTGTTGATTCCTGATTTTAATACATTAACAGAAAAGACCATACATTTCGCTTCCGATCCGCTTATTTTCGTGATCATTGCACTTGTTGCTGTTTTCACAGGGTTTTTATCAGGAATTTATCCCGCTTTCTATCTGTCGTCGGTATCACCTGTTGTTGCCCTTAAAGGCAGCGGGGATACTTCTGCCAAAGGGAAAGGCTGGATGAGAAGGATACTTGTAGTGGTACAGTTCTTCATCGCCATAGTGATGATCATTGCTACCATTGCAGTGACCAATCAACTGAATTTCCTGAAAAATAAAGACCTGGGCTTCAACAAGGAAAATGTTATCGTGTTGCAGTTACAGGATTCGGCATTTCGCAGCAAAGGAGAATCGTTTAAGAAGGAGCTGATGCAGAATCCTGACATATTGGGTGTTACAAGAAGCTCACAGGTTCCCGGCGAAATCAGTTGGATTCAGGTAATGAATGTGGAAAAAGACAGCCAGATGGTGCAAAGCTCTCTGATACTGGCCCAGGTGGATTATGATTTTATCGGGACAATGCAGATGGAGGTTCTGAAAGGAAGGGATTTCGACCTGAATATGGCAACCGATGATACAGGGGCAGTAGTCATTAACGAAACGGGGGCCCGGTCGCTCGGCTGGTATGATGATCCTGTTGGAAAGCGCATCGATTATGAACTGGAGCTGGATGGAAGAGTTGGAAGGCCCATGAAGGTGATTGGAATGGTGAAAGATTTCAACTTTCGTTCCCTGCATAACCCGGTTGAACCCATGATCATGTTTATCGCGCAATTCAACCCCTATAATATTTCCATACGGATACGGGAAGGGAAGCTGAAAGAAACCCTTGCTTTCATTGAGGAGAAATGGAATGATTTCGGTGCGAAGCGGCCTTTCGACTATGATTTTCTGGAAAGCAACATGAATAATATGTACCAGAATGAGGAAAAGATCAGCAGGATATTCAGCATTGCCACCTTTCTGACCATCTTCATTGCCTTACTCGGTTTGCTTGGATTGTCATCCTTCATAGCGGAACAGAAAAACAAGGAGATCGGCATCAGAAAGGTCGTAGGGGCATCGGTGACCGACATCCTGTTTCATCTTTACAGCGACTTCCTGGTACTTATCATGGTTGCATTTATCCTGGCCGTACCCATTGCCTGGTGGAGAATAGACATCTGGCTGAAAGACAGCTTTGTCTATTATCAGAGCCTACAATGGTATACCTTTCTCCTGGCAGGTGCCCTTGCGCTAATCATAGGCATTGTCACGATCAGTTTCCATATAATCAGAGCGGCGAATGCCAATCCTGTGGATGCGATAAAGTATGAATAG